Below is a window of Mucilaginibacter ginkgonis DNA.
CTTATACTGATAGGTGCCATTCTTGTAGAATTTACCATATACCGGCGAACCCGAGAAGCCGGGCAAAGCGGTCATCTGCATTTGAAATTCTTTTCCGTCTATCTTTCGTTTCACTTTACGCAAATTCTTTTGATCACAACATGTCGAAAGCGCCTGGTCAAAGCTGTTTACATCGCCCGACCCGATGTTTCCTGTAAGATAGCACTTCTGCACATCAACGGCATCTGCAGCTTTGATCTTGTTCATCAATGCAGGATAACCGAACACAACAACCGATTCAGGCTTTTCTTTAAAGAAGGATGGCTCCACCAAATCATTAATGCAATTCACGTCCATATCGTCCGGAACAGTGACGATCTTTTTTGCCATCAGGTCCGGCGAGTCATAGTGGTTAAAGTATTGAACAGAGTCTGTGCGGTTTGCTATTTTAAAAAATTTCTGCTCATTGGTTTTAGTAGAGGTGTAGCTTATCCGCAACGTATCCACATTGAGCATGCGGGTATGGTTTAAAATATCAGCGCCGTAAAAAACGTGGTAGTTGGTAACCAGGTATAAGTTTTTGTTAGACTTGTAGAAGAAACAGGTACCATTAATGGTTTTATTATTATTAACCGCAAAGCACAGGTAGCTGTACTTACCCAAATCTTTTACTGGCTGTGCATAAAGCCGACAAGCCCCCAGCAGTAATACTGCTAAAATAACCTTCCTCATGTTCAGTTTAATTTGGCGTGTGTATAATTGTAAAAGGAGTATACGCCTACACTTTTTCAAAGGTTACGCGGATGACGTCTTTTTTTAAAACGACCAGGAATAGTCATAACAAAAAAGCCCTTGCCAGATCAGGCAAGGGCTTCGGTTTATGTTTGGTTAGTTAGTAAGGCAAATCCTGGTTAGACTCTTCGGTTTTATCTGCTTTTTGGCTTTCGCCCTCAAAATCGCTTTTGCGGCCCAGCATTGTAAAATTTTCGGCCACAACTTCCGTTGTATATTTCTTGATCCCCTCTTTATCTTCAAATGAGCGGGTGCGCAACTTTCCTTCCAGATAAACAAGCTTGCCTTTGCTTAAGTATTTAGATGCAACTTCAGCAAGTCCTCTCCACATTACTATGTTATGCCACTCTGTTTGCTCTACCTTACGGCCGTCTTTGTTAAAGGTTTCAGAAGTTGCCAAAGGGAAACTTACTACAGATACTCCACCTTCTAACTGCCGTATTTCGGGATCTTTACCTAAGTGACCAACAAGTATTACTTTGTTTATTCCAGACATTATCGTTTACGCTTAACCGGGAGAATTAAATTTGAATTTAAAAAATTTAGTTAAAAATATAAAAATGATTTTAGGCAAAGCCAATTTATTTAAATTTTCTACTTCTGTATAAAACCACCCTTCTTCCATTTTATTCGGTTTTGTATCAGTAGTAATAAAGGTTACCATTAATCTTTGGTGGGTAAGCAAGTGTTTGTGAGGCCCTTCCACAGATTTTACATATATTTTGTTACCAAACCTGTCTTTTACCTGGTTTGATTGTACCATCTTAGTTACAACTACTGGCTCTATTGTTTCTATTAATGGTAAATCATACATGTTTGCCCAGATGTCTTTATCGCCCCGTTTATTAAGCAATATCCGGGTGCCATCCGTTACAAGGAAATAGTAGAGAAATCGCTCCCGTATTTTAAGCTTCTTTAGTTTAACCGGCAGTGCCGTGGTAGCATTGTGCATAAATGCATAACACCCTTCTTTTACGGGGCATATGCCGCAAGCTGGGTTTTTAGGTTTGCACAGCATTGCGCCAAATTCCATTATCGCCTGGTTGTGAAGTCCTGCGTGTTCTTTATTTAAAACATCATTCGCTGTTTGCTGAAATATCTTCTTGCCCGTTGTTGAATTAATAGGCTCATTTATTCCAAAATATCGCGACAGCACCCGGTAAACGTTTCCGTCTACCACCGCCTTTGCTTCATTAGCCGCGAAGGATGATATAGCTGCAGCCGTATATTCGCCAATGCCTTTAAGTTTGATCAGCTCGTCATATCTGTTAGGGAATACATTGCCATGTTGTTCTTTCACTAGTTTGGCGGTAACCAGCATGTTGCGGCCGCGCGAGTAATACCCCAAGCCTTGCCACAGTTTTAGAATGTCATCTTCCGGTGCGGCGGCAAAATCTGTAACGGTTGGATATTTTTCTGCGAAGCGATAGAAATAGGGCATGCCCTGCTCCACACGCGTTTGCTGTAAGATGATCTCTGACAGCCAGATAATGTATGCGTCTGTAGTGTTGCGCCAGGGCAGATCGCGTTTGTTAGACTGGTACCAGTTGATCAGCGTGTCAGAAAAATTCATAGAATAACAAATTTACTTATTGCGCCCTAAAAGAGCTTGTATGCATTTTGTTACGCTTCAAAAAAAATGCGGGTTTTATTTCGGCGTTTCCGTTTAAACCCATACTTTTGCAACCCCAAAACAGTTAAGTAGTTAACAAAAAAATAAAGGAAAATAGAGTATGACCAAGGCAGAAATAATAACTGAGATCTCAACCAAGACCGGTATAGAAAAGATTGATGTGCAAGAGACTGTCGAAGCATTTTTCAAGGTTGTAAAAACTTCGATGGTTAGTGGCGAGAATGTGTATGTGAGAGGTTTCGGTAGTTTTGTTGTTAAGAAAAGAGCTAAGAAAACAGCCCGTAATATTTCTAAAAATACTGCCATAATAATACCGGAACATTTTGTACCAAGTTTTAAACCTGCCAAAACTTTCGTAGAGAAGGTGAAGACCGGTAACAAAACCAAATCAAAATAATTTAGGTGATGAATAAGAAACAAATAGTTGTAGTTGTAGCCGTTGTGGCTGTAATGGGCTATTTGTATTCTTTACCTGTTAAAGGGCTTGTAAAGCCCAAAGATGACAGCAGCCACCGCAATGGTGTTGCCACAGGTGCCACGGCTGTGAGGCCGGTAACACAGGTAAATGTCGAAGCGATTTCGGCATCGGCTAAAGCGGCCATAGGCCCTTCGCTGGCAGGTAAAATTGCCGAACTTGAACAAAAGCTAAGTAAGGCGCCCGATGCTAACGCCAAAACTGCCCTGCAAAAACAACTGGCCCAGCAATGGGACGATGTTAACCAGCCGGCCCCTGCAGGTTTTTATTACCTGGACCTTGCCCGCAAAGACAACAGTTTTACCAACTGGTTAAACGCGGGTAATAGGTTTAATGACGCGTATAAGTTTACGCAAGACACTTTAGTGCAGCCTGCATATGTACAAAACTCGGTAGAGTCATTTGAGCATGCGCGTAAACTGCAGCCTGAAAACCTGGACGCGGAAACAGGTCTAGGTATCGCTTATGTAAATGGTGGTGCCGCCAGCCCGATGCAGGGTATCAGCTTACTGCTCGATGTGGTAAAGAAAGATCCTGCTAACCGCAACGCCAACATTAACCTTGGCCAGTTTGCCATGAAGAGCGGGCAGTATGATAAAGCAGTAGCGCGTTTTAAAACCGTTATCGCGCAAAAGGCAGAGGTTGAACCTTTGTTTTATCTTGCCGAAAGCTATAAACAGCTGGGCATGAAAAAAGAGGCCATTGCAGCCTATGAACGATGTAAAGACCTGATGCCCGACCCGGCATTTGGCCAGCGCATTGATCAGTTTATAAAAGAATTAAAAGATTAGTTAACCCATAAAAAAATTACAATTATGCCAAGCGGTAAAAAACGTAAGCGCCATAAAATGGCTACCCACAAACGCAAAAAGCGTCTTAGAAAAAACAGACACAAAAAGAAATAAGCTATTTTAGCTTTGTTACCTGCCCCTTAGGCAGGTAAACTTTTTATGTATTTGTTTTACCTATGCGGCAAGGCTGCATATTAAAGAAATGGAGTAGCAGTTGATAAAAGAACTCGTTATCGATTCAACCCCCAACGGGGCTACTATTGCATTATTACAGGATAAACAACTCGTAGAGCTTCATAAAGAGCAAGCCACCAACAATTATACTGTTGGTGATATTTATTTGGGCCGCATAAAGAAAATTATGCCGGGCCTTAATGCTGCTTTTGTTGATGTAGGTTATGATAAGGATGCGTTTTTGCATTACCTTGACTTAGGCCCGCAGGTACAAACCTTGCTTAAACTTACCAAGCAGGTCCGCGGCGGCAGCTACCAGTCTAAACTGCTCGATCAGATAAAGCTTGATGCTGATATCAGCAAATCGGGCAAAATATCAGAGGTTTTAGCAAAGAACCAAGTCATACCGGTGCAGATAGCTAAAGAACCTATCTCTACCAAAGGGCCTCGTTTAAGCTCAGACTTATCTATAGCCGGCCGCTACGTGGTGCTGGTGCCGTTCTCAGAAACTATCTCTATCTCTAAAAAGATAAAGAGCAATACAGAACGTACCCGCCTGCGTAAAATAGTGGAAAGTATAAAACCAAAGCATTTTGGCGTTATCATCCGTACAGTATCCGAAAATAAGGGCGTAGTAGAATTACAGAAGGACCTGCTCGATCTGATATCGAAGTGGGAAACCTTTATGACGCGGTTGCCGGCAACAGAACCGGCTAAAAAAATATTGGGCGAGATAGACCGTACCTCGACCCTGTTAAGGGATATCCTTAACCCCGATTTTGCGCGTATTTATGTAAACGAGACCAGCATCTTTGAAGAGATAAAGTCTTATGTTCATGAGATATCGCCGGATCTTGAAGACATTGTCCGCCTGCATAAGCACAAGGACCCGATATTTGAACATTACGGTATCGAAAAGCAAATCAAAGGTGCTTTTGGTAAAACCGTAAATCTGCCTGGTGGCGCATACCTGGTTATCGAGCATACAGAAGCCCTGCACGTTATAGATGTGAACAGCGGTAACCGTACTGCTAATAAAGAAAACCAGGAAGAAAATGCCTTCCAGGTAAATAAAGAGGCAGCCCGAGAAATTGCGCGTCAATTGCGTCTGCGCGATATGGGCGGTATTGTGGTAGTCGATTTTATTGACATGCATAAGCCGCAAAACCGTAAAGATCTGTTCGACTTTCTTCGCGATGAAATGGCGCACGACCGTGCGAAACATACCATTTTGCCGCCAAGTAAGTTTGGTCTGGTACAAATTACCCGTCAGCGTGTGCGGCCCGAGATGAACATCGTTACCAGCGAAGTTTGCCCTACCTGCCATGGTACCGGCGCTATTCGCCCGTCGATATTGTTGTTAGACGATATCGAAACCAATTTCAATTACATTCTCGTAGAACAGAATGAGAAAAATATTACGCTTTGCGTGCACCCTTATTTAGAAGCCTACATTAAAAAAGGACTGGTTAACCGCCAGATGAAATGGTACTTTAAATATCACCAGTGGATCAAAGTAAAAAGCAGCCCTGCTTATCAGATCACAGAATTTCACTTCTTCAACTCGAAAGAAGAAGAGATCAAGCTTTGATGTGCAAATGAGAATATGTGCAGATGTGCAAATAAAAGCCTTCCGGAAACGGAAGGCTTTTTATTTTTAATGCAGCGTAATCTAACTAAAATAATTAGCAATTATCTTATCTTTAATCCGCACATTTGCACATCTTCAAATCTGAACATTTAAAGAATGGCCAAAACTAAAACAACTTACTTCTGTCAGAGCTGCGGCTACGAAACACCGAAGTGGCTGGGCAAATGCCCTGCATGCCAGCAGTGGAACACTTTTGTAGAAGAAGTTATTGAAAAGCCAAACTCATCTGTGCCCGATTGGAAAGCCACCAATTCGACGTCTCAGCAACGGTCTAACAAAGCGGTCGCGGTTGGCGATATAGCTGTACAAGATGAGCACCGTTTTGCCACACCCGATCAGGAATTTAACCGCGTGCTTGGCGGCGGCATTGTAGCCGGGTCGCTGGTATTGATCGGCGGCGAGCCAGGGATAGGCAAGTCTACCCTAATGTTACAGTTGGCCATGAATATGCCGGGACTTAAAGTGCTATATGTATCCGGCGAAGAAAGCGAAAAGCAAATAAAGATGAGAGCTGAGAGGCTAAACGCTACCCCCCAACCCCCTGAAGGGGGAGTTGAATTTGGAAGCGGAAATGCGGTTCCCCCTTCAGGGGGCGGAGGGGGTTGTTACATCCTTACCGAAACCTCTACCCAAAACATCTTTAAACAAATAGAGCAAACAGAGCCGGATCTGGTGGTAATCGATTCGATACAAACGCTATACTCATCGCATATCGAGTCGACGCCGGGGAGCGTATCTCAAGTGCGTGAATGTACGGCCGAACTGCTGCGTTTCGCAAAGGAAAGCGGCACGCCGGTAATATTAATTGGACACATCACCAAAGATGGCATGATAGCCGGCCCCAAGATACTGGAGCACATGGTTGATACGGTTCTACAGTTCGAGGGCGACAGGCACCATGTATACCGTATTTTGCGCTGCATCAAAAACCGTTTTGGTTCGGCATCAGAATTGGGTATTTATGAAATGTTAGGGGTAGGGTTGAGGGAGGTATCTAACCCTTCAGAAATATTGCTTTCTCAACGAGATGAAGCTCTGAGCGGGATTACCATATCAGCAACGCTTGAGGGTATGCGCCCAATGCTGATCGAGACGCAGGCACTTGTGAGTACATCGCCATACGGAACGCCGCAGCGGTCGGCTACAGGCTTTGACACTCGCCGAATGAACATGCTTTTAGCGGTCCTTGAAAAAAAGTGTGGATTTAAACTCGGTGCTAAAGACGTATTCCTGAATATAACCGGTGGTATAAAAGTAGAAGACCCCGCAATAGATTTGGGACTTGCCGCGGCCATTATATCCTCTCACGAAGATATTGCCGTCCCATCTAAAACTTGTTTTGCAGGTGAGTTGGGACTGTCGGGAGAGATACGCGCGGTCAACCGCGTAGAACAGCGTATTGCTGAAGCACAGAAACTCGGCTTCGAAAAAATATTTATCTCGAAATACAACTTACCCTCTACCAAACAAGATAAACAACGGATAGATCTTTCCCGCTACACCATCGAGATCATTCCTGTTGCCGGGATCGATGAGGTATTTAACCTATTATTCGGTTAACCCTTAATTAGTGATCGTTATTTTACGGATGAGGTTATTGTTGTAATCGGCAACATATAGCGCGCCACCAACAGTAACAATGCCAGTCGGAACATTAAATTTAGCAGCAGTGTTTGTGCCGTCGGCAAAACCGTATACACTGGCGCTGCCTGCTATGCTGTTTAAGATACCTGACGAGTTTT
It encodes the following:
- a CDS encoding Rne/Rng family ribonuclease, with the protein product MIKELVIDSTPNGATIALLQDKQLVELHKEQATNNYTVGDIYLGRIKKIMPGLNAAFVDVGYDKDAFLHYLDLGPQVQTLLKLTKQVRGGSYQSKLLDQIKLDADISKSGKISEVLAKNQVIPVQIAKEPISTKGPRLSSDLSIAGRYVVLVPFSETISISKKIKSNTERTRLRKIVESIKPKHFGVIIRTVSENKGVVELQKDLLDLISKWETFMTRLPATEPAKKILGEIDRTSTLLRDILNPDFARIYVNETSIFEEIKSYVHEISPDLEDIVRLHKHKDPIFEHYGIEKQIKGAFGKTVNLPGGAYLVIEHTEALHVIDVNSGNRTANKENQEENAFQVNKEAAREIARQLRLRDMGGIVVVDFIDMHKPQNRKDLFDFLRDEMAHDRAKHTILPPSKFGLVQITRQRVRPEMNIVTSEVCPTCHGTGAIRPSILLLDDIETNFNYILVEQNEKNITLCVHPYLEAYIKKGLVNRQMKWYFKYHQWIKVKSSPAYQITEFHFFNSKEEEIKL
- a CDS encoding trypsin-like peptidase domain-containing protein translates to MRKVILAVLLLGACRLYAQPVKDLGKYSYLCFAVNNNKTINGTCFFYKSNKNLYLVTNYHVFYGADILNHTRMLNVDTLRISYTSTKTNEQKFFKIANRTDSVQYFNHYDSPDLMAKKIVTVPDDMDVNCINDLVEPSFFKEKPESVVVFGYPALMNKIKAADAVDVQKCYLTGNIGSGDVNSFDQALSTCCDQKNLRKVKRKIDGKEFQMQMTALPGFSGSPVYGKFYKNGTYQYKFIGVMFASDIVNNTSVAINGKTFADYMKTCSME
- the radA gene encoding DNA repair protein RadA, with protein sequence MAKTKTTYFCQSCGYETPKWLGKCPACQQWNTFVEEVIEKPNSSVPDWKATNSTSQQRSNKAVAVGDIAVQDEHRFATPDQEFNRVLGGGIVAGSLVLIGGEPGIGKSTLMLQLAMNMPGLKVLYVSGEESEKQIKMRAERLNATPQPPEGGVEFGSGNAVPPSGGGGGCYILTETSTQNIFKQIEQTEPDLVVIDSIQTLYSSHIESTPGSVSQVRECTAELLRFAKESGTPVILIGHITKDGMIAGPKILEHMVDTVLQFEGDRHHVYRILRCIKNRFGSASELGIYEMLGVGLREVSNPSEILLSQRDEALSGITISATLEGMRPMLIETQALVSTSPYGTPQRSATGFDTRRMNMLLAVLEKKCGFKLGAKDVFLNITGGIKVEDPAIDLGLAAAIISSHEDIAVPSKTCFAGELGLSGEIRAVNRVEQRIAEAQKLGFEKIFISKYNLPSTKQDKQRIDLSRYTIEIIPVAGIDEVFNLLFG
- a CDS encoding single-stranded DNA-binding protein — protein: MSGINKVILVGHLGKDPEIRQLEGGVSVVSFPLATSETFNKDGRKVEQTEWHNIVMWRGLAEVASKYLSKGKLVYLEGKLRTRSFEDKEGIKKYTTEVVAENFTMLGRKSDFEGESQKADKTEESNQDLPY
- a CDS encoding HU family DNA-binding protein, encoding MTKAEIITEISTKTGIEKIDVQETVEAFFKVVKTSMVSGENVYVRGFGSFVVKKRAKKTARNISKNTAIIIPEHFVPSFKPAKTFVEKVKTGNKTKSK
- the mutY gene encoding A/G-specific adenine glycosylase, which gives rise to MNFSDTLINWYQSNKRDLPWRNTTDAYIIWLSEIILQQTRVEQGMPYFYRFAEKYPTVTDFAAAPEDDILKLWQGLGYYSRGRNMLVTAKLVKEQHGNVFPNRYDELIKLKGIGEYTAAAISSFAANEAKAVVDGNVYRVLSRYFGINEPINSTTGKKIFQQTANDVLNKEHAGLHNQAIMEFGAMLCKPKNPACGICPVKEGCYAFMHNATTALPVKLKKLKIRERFLYYFLVTDGTRILLNKRGDKDIWANMYDLPLIETIEPVVVTKMVQSNQVKDRFGNKIYVKSVEGPHKHLLTHQRLMVTFITTDTKPNKMEEGWFYTEVENLNKLALPKIIFIFLTKFFKFKFNSPG
- a CDS encoding tetratricopeptide repeat protein translates to MNKKQIVVVVAVVAVMGYLYSLPVKGLVKPKDDSSHRNGVATGATAVRPVTQVNVEAISASAKAAIGPSLAGKIAELEQKLSKAPDANAKTALQKQLAQQWDDVNQPAPAGFYYLDLARKDNSFTNWLNAGNRFNDAYKFTQDTLVQPAYVQNSVESFEHARKLQPENLDAETGLGIAYVNGGAASPMQGISLLLDVVKKDPANRNANINLGQFAMKSGQYDKAVARFKTVIAQKAEVEPLFYLAESYKQLGMKKEAIAAYERCKDLMPDPAFGQRIDQFIKELKD